In a single window of the Populus alba chromosome 16, ASM523922v2, whole genome shotgun sequence genome:
- the LOC118031930 gene encoding L-galactono-1,4-lactone dehydrogenase, mitochondrial: protein MSRALSFRRSLLHLRHHRPKPLSPTTPPPPKPIQNPFTPLNPARKFCTSPTPTPSTNSEVRKYIGYTALVIFCGAATYYSFPFPGNAKHKKAQLFRYAPLPEDLHTVSNWSGTHEVQTRNFYQPENIEQLEKLVKENNEKRARIRPVGSGLSPNGIGLARSGMVNLALMDKVLEVDKEKKRVRVEAGIRVQELVDGIKEYGLTLQNFASIREQQIGGIVQVGAHGTGARLPPIDEQVISMKLVTPAKGTIEISKEKDPELFYLARVGLGGLGVVSEVTLQCVERQELVEHTFISNMKDIKKNHKKLLSENKHVKYLHIPYTDAVVVVTCNPVSKWKGPPKYKPKYTTDEALQHVRDLYKESLEKYRIAAAKSSDDNEPDINELSFTELRDKLLALDPLSKDHVVKINRAEAEFWRKSEGYRVGWSDEILGFDCGGQQWVSENCFPAGTLAKPSLKDLEFIEKLKQLIEKEEIPAPAPIEQRWTARSQSSMSPASSSAEDDIFSWVGIIMYLPTMDARQRKEITEEFFHYRHLTQAELWDKYSAYEHWAKIEVPKDKDELAALKERLRRRFPVDAYNKARKELDPNKILSNNMLEKLFPLSETN, encoded by the exons ATGTCAAGAGCCCTCTCTTTTAGACGCTCCCTTCTCCACCTCCGCCACCACCGCCCAAAACCCCTCTCCCCCACAACCCCACCACCCCCAAAACCCATACAAAACCCCTTTACCCCACTAAACCCAGCTCGCAAATTCTGCACATCCCCTACTCCAACACCATCAACAAACTCTGAAGTCCGCAAATACATAGGCTACACAGCCCTTGTTATTTTCTGTGGTGCTGCCACTTACTACTCCTTCCCGTTTCCTGGCAACGCAAAACACAAAAAGGCTCAACTTTTCAGGTATGCTCCATTACCTGAAGACCTTCACACAGTTTCTAACTGGAGTGGAACCCATGAGGTTCAAACCAGGAACTTTTACCAACCAGAAAATATTGAACAGTTGGAGAAGTTGGTGAAAGAGAATAATGAAAAGAGGGCTCGGATCCGACCTGTTGGGTCCGGGTTGTCTCCAAATGGGATCGGGTTGGCTCGGTCTGGGATGGTGAATTTGGCTCTTATGGATAAGGTTTTGGAGGTGGATAAGGAGAAAAAGAGAGTTAGAGTTGAAGCTGGTATAAGAGTTCAAGAATTGGTTGATGGGATTAAAGAATATGGTCTTACTTTGCAGAATTTTGCTTCCATTAGAGAACAGCAGATTGGTGGCATTGttcag GTTGGTGCACATGGTACTGGTGCCAGGTTGCCACCGATTGATGAGCAGGTGATTAGCATGAAATTGGTCACCCCTGCCAAAGGAACAATAGAGATTTCAAAAGAGAAAGATCCAGAACTATTTTATCTTGCTCGTGTTGGTCTTGGAGGACTTGGAGTGGTTTCTGAAGTTACTTTACAATGTGTGGAGAGACAAGAGCTCGTGGAACACACGTTTATTTCAAACATGAAAGATATCAAGAAAAACCACAA gaAATTGCTATCTGAGAATAAGCATGTGAAATACCTGCATATTCCATATACAGACGCTGTTGTGGTCGTGACTTGCAACCCTGTCTCAAAATGGAAAGGTCCACCCAAATACAAACCCAAGTATACTACAGATGAAGCCCTACAACATGTCCGTGACCTCTACAAGGAGTCCCTTGAAAAGTACAG AATTGCTGCTGCTAAATCATCAGATGATAATGAACCAGACATAAATGAGCTTTCATTCACAGAGCTAAGAGATAAACTGCTTGCTCTTGATCCTCTCAGCAAAGACCATGTTGTAAAGATCAATCGTGCTGAGGCTGAGTTCTGGAGGAAGTCAGAGGGATATAGGGTGGGATGGAGTGATGAAATTTTGGGCTTTGATTGCGGTGGTCAACAGTGGGTCTCAGAAAATTGTTTCCCTGCTGGTACCCTTGCTAAGCCAAGCTTGAAAGACCTTGAATTCATAGAGAAGTTGAAGCAGCTCATAGAGAAAGAAGAGATACCTGCACCTGCTCCCATAGAGCAGCGATGGACAGCTCGCAGCCAGAGCTCCATGAGCCCAGCCTCAAGCTCAGCAGAGGATGACATATTCTCATGG GTTGGTATTATCATGTATCTTCCTACAATGGATGCCCGCCAAAGAAAGGAAATCACAGAAGAGTTCTTCCATTACAGGCATCTGACTCAGGCAGAGTTGTGGGATAAGTATTCTGCTTATGAACATTGGGCTAAAATCGAG GTCCCGAAGGACAAGGATGAGCTTGCAGCTCTTAAAGAAAGGTTGAGAAGGCGTTTTCCTGTGGATGCATATAACAAGGCAAGGAAAGAATTGGACCCCAACAAGATCCTTTCTAACAATATGCTGGAAAAGCTGTTCCCATTATCGGAAACAAATTGA